A section of the Luteolibacter flavescens genome encodes:
- a CDS encoding response regulator transcription factor — MNEASSPAAKTPVAVVEDSHTTRDALKTIIELEPDLECVVTCSTGEEALKLLPKFSPAIVLMDIQLPGMSGIDCVRRLRETMPDVLIVMVTVYEDPVRIFSALRAGANGYLLKRSTPEEMISAIREVRRGGGAMSGGVALKVIQYFTEQEQQSKELDSLSRRESEVLELLSSGMGNKDIAARLGVSTEAVRWHLRSIYTKLHVHNRTEAAMKYKGLQ, encoded by the coding sequence ATGAACGAAGCCTCATCCCCAGCCGCGAAGACGCCGGTGGCAGTCGTGGAAGACAGCCACACCACGCGCGATGCCCTGAAGACCATCATCGAGCTCGAGCCGGATCTCGAGTGCGTGGTCACTTGCTCCACGGGTGAGGAGGCGCTGAAGCTGCTGCCGAAGTTTTCCCCTGCGATCGTGCTGATGGACATCCAGCTTCCCGGCATGTCGGGCATCGATTGCGTGCGCCGCCTGAGGGAGACGATGCCGGATGTGCTGATCGTCATGGTCACTGTTTATGAAGATCCGGTTCGCATCTTCAGTGCCCTGCGCGCGGGTGCGAATGGCTACCTGCTGAAGCGCTCCACGCCGGAGGAAATGATCTCCGCTATCCGCGAGGTGCGTCGTGGCGGTGGTGCGATGAGCGGCGGCGTGGCGCTGAAGGTGATCCAGTATTTCACCGAGCAGGAGCAGCAGAGCAAGGAACTCGACTCGCTCTCACGCCGCGAGTCCGAGGTGCTGGAGCTGCTATCGAGCGGCATGGGGAACAAGGACATCGCGGCTCGTCTGGGCGTCTCCACGGAGGCCGTGCGCTGGCACCTGCGGAGTATCTACACGAAGCTCCACGTGCACAACCGCACCGAGGCGGCGATGAAATACAAGGGCCTGCAGTAG
- a CDS encoding PEP-CTERM sorting domain-containing protein, which produces MDLKTSRSLGMAAASAVMLALSSQSHATIIVQELFDNIGGGGDKSLNGLGDTATTVGLTGTWQVNGTNGMMIATNFNGGTSASPALPGLPPGDGALGGVWNGTGSYNTNIYATRPLTSTIDFGADQVLYFSVRLDNPLDTAMGIGLASGTSASGSTSFIGAGLSWNNATSIGGSANDASNASYISYGTLGADNGPYGIRAHEAKDSVNGAALIVGRITISSTVADQIDIMRYGPGSTIQADPSLVTAWTASDSFDTSMVADNLLLWLNGGSSGGGQVDAIRIGTTWADVTGVPEPGSVALAALAAGFGFVRRRR; this is translated from the coding sequence ATGGACCTGAAAACCTCCCGATCCCTCGGAATGGCGGCTGCCTCCGCCGTCATGCTGGCCCTTTCGTCCCAGAGCCACGCCACGATCATTGTCCAGGAGCTCTTCGACAACATCGGCGGCGGCGGTGACAAGTCGCTGAACGGCCTGGGCGACACCGCCACGACCGTGGGCCTCACCGGCACCTGGCAGGTGAATGGCACCAATGGCATGATGATTGCCACCAACTTCAACGGTGGCACCTCGGCATCGCCCGCCTTGCCGGGCCTCCCTCCGGGCGATGGTGCATTGGGCGGTGTGTGGAATGGCACCGGAAGCTACAATACGAACATCTACGCCACGAGGCCGCTCACCAGCACCATCGACTTCGGCGCGGACCAGGTGCTCTACTTCAGCGTCCGTCTGGACAATCCGCTCGATACCGCCATGGGCATCGGCCTGGCCTCCGGCACCTCGGCATCCGGGTCCACGTCCTTCATCGGGGCAGGCCTGAGCTGGAACAATGCGACATCCATCGGCGGTAGCGCAAACGACGCATCGAATGCCTCCTATATCTCCTACGGCACGCTGGGTGCGGACAATGGCCCCTATGGCATCCGCGCGCACGAGGCGAAGGATAGCGTGAATGGCGCTGCCTTGATCGTCGGACGCATTACCATCAGCTCCACGGTGGCAGACCAGATCGATATCATGCGCTACGGCCCGGGCTCGACCATCCAGGCCGATCCCTCACTGGTGACGGCTTGGACGGCATCGGACAGCTTCGACACCTCGATGGTGGCGGACAATCTCCTGCTGTGGCTGAACGGAGGCAGCTCCGGTGGGGGCCAAGTCGATGCAATTCGCATCGGTACTACATGGGCCGATGTCACGGGAGTGCCGGAGCCTGGCTCCGTAGCACTGGCCGCCCTTGCAGCGGGTTTCGGTTTTGTCCGTCGCCGCCGGTAA
- a CDS encoding fibronectin type III domain-containing protein has product MKSRFTTLLALTATASVSHAGIFVQELFDNISTGNASLNGAGSTTTTVGLSGTWATNGSTAINTANNFNVNGVNGELLPGLPSDGGAPGGVWNATGGYGTSIFATRPLVTPISFATDRTIYFSVRLNNPGDTSMGVGLASGNELTSDFVGAGFTWNNAVPIAGGGNIAGNSPYISYGKLDGAQQNGVYGIRAFEPGKLVNGPGLLVGRIKISATGDDEIHIKRYAPGQTIDDNLTAIVWSASSTVNTSMNATHLLLWMNGTGSGELDAIRFGDTWTDVTGVTLAANEQPALTSAAVTNVTLTGAQASANLFTSPGQVTLYWDTFDQGTDAGAWSSSLSLGTQAIGPVSGAITGLSADTRYYYRFRAVNTNPEPDLEGWSENGRYFDTPLTGLAVDDLFAEAQSAYAVDLYWSDVFYTETGYVIERSLSGANEWTTVATLPANTGQYTDTASGLQPNTAYEYRISATHPVGGSNLSNVVAVTTDDVSPFQTKLLINFDGTLDGNFYTLGEGEIDETSSFKANGAPTVSNGVARLNPGVDNGPDGFDANPSMLGDLRAQNWIAEAVVTYNSVNSTTTTPWLIDVQGDTNLRLRSETSADVLQLFYYNGSAVQRSLSPLPPSGVKAHFALVWDAATTTLTGYVNGELIGQLSNGPFARPDVTNLSFGYLGRTNFVGNGIDGTLDAVSFQTGTGLFDPGSNFIIMPETQGYAAWIAGYNVGALTGFEDDADGDGLSNGLEALLGTNPSTANASALTQVTSNGTTTSFFHTLASNAISDVAASYEWSPNLTDWYAADGVAGPAGGATVNATTTPAAGGVTVTATSSSPMTKAFIRLKASQILAD; this is encoded by the coding sequence ATGAAATCCAGATTCACCACACTGCTCGCACTGACGGCCACGGCCTCGGTGTCCCATGCCGGCATCTTCGTCCAGGAGCTGTTTGACAACATCTCCACGGGGAATGCCTCGCTCAATGGTGCCGGAAGTACGACGACCACCGTCGGCCTTTCCGGGACGTGGGCGACCAATGGCAGCACTGCCATCAACACGGCGAACAACTTCAACGTGAACGGCGTGAATGGCGAACTCCTGCCCGGATTGCCTTCGGATGGCGGTGCGCCGGGTGGCGTGTGGAATGCGACCGGCGGCTACGGCACGAGCATCTTCGCGACCCGCCCGCTTGTCACGCCGATCAGCTTTGCCACGGACCGCACGATCTACTTCAGCGTGCGGCTGAACAATCCTGGCGACACGTCGATGGGTGTGGGTCTGGCCTCGGGCAATGAGCTGACATCGGACTTCGTGGGGGCTGGCTTTACCTGGAACAACGCGGTTCCGATTGCTGGAGGCGGCAATATTGCGGGGAATTCCCCTTACATCAGCTACGGCAAGCTGGATGGTGCCCAGCAGAACGGCGTCTATGGCATCCGTGCCTTCGAGCCGGGCAAGCTGGTCAACGGCCCCGGACTTCTGGTCGGACGCATCAAGATCAGCGCCACCGGCGATGACGAGATCCACATCAAGCGCTACGCGCCGGGCCAGACGATCGATGACAACCTTACGGCGATCGTCTGGAGCGCCAGCAGCACGGTGAATACCTCGATGAATGCCACCCATCTGCTGCTGTGGATGAATGGCACCGGCTCGGGGGAACTTGATGCCATCCGCTTTGGCGACACGTGGACGGACGTGACCGGCGTGACGCTCGCAGCGAATGAGCAGCCCGCGCTGACGTCCGCAGCGGTGACGAATGTCACCCTCACCGGTGCCCAGGCATCGGCGAATCTTTTCACCAGCCCCGGTCAGGTGACGCTTTACTGGGATACCTTCGACCAAGGGACCGATGCGGGTGCTTGGTCATCGTCCCTTTCGCTGGGGACACAGGCCATCGGCCCGGTCAGCGGAGCCATCACCGGCTTGTCCGCGGACACCCGCTACTACTATCGCTTCCGTGCCGTGAATACGAATCCCGAGCCGGATCTGGAAGGCTGGAGCGAGAACGGCCGCTATTTCGATACCCCGCTCACAGGCTTGGCCGTGGATGATCTCTTCGCCGAGGCGCAGAGCGCGTATGCGGTGGATCTCTACTGGAGCGATGTCTTCTACACCGAGACGGGCTACGTCATCGAGCGCTCGCTCTCCGGGGCGAACGAATGGACGACGGTGGCCACGCTGCCGGCGAATACCGGCCAATACACGGACACCGCTTCCGGCCTGCAGCCGAATACCGCGTATGAATACCGCATCTCGGCGACGCATCCCGTCGGAGGATCCAATCTGTCGAATGTCGTGGCCGTCACGACCGATGACGTCTCTCCGTTCCAGACGAAGCTGCTGATCAACTTCGACGGAACGCTGGACGGCAACTTCTACACCCTGGGAGAAGGGGAGATCGACGAGACATCGAGCTTCAAGGCGAATGGCGCGCCTACCGTGAGCAATGGGGTCGCGAGGCTGAATCCCGGAGTGGACAATGGCCCGGATGGCTTCGACGCGAACCCATCGATGCTCGGTGACCTGCGCGCGCAGAATTGGATCGCGGAAGCAGTCGTGACCTACAACTCCGTCAACAGCACCACGACCACACCATGGCTGATCGACGTGCAGGGCGATACGAATCTCCGCCTGCGCAGCGAGACGAGTGCCGATGTGCTCCAACTCTTCTACTACAATGGCAGCGCCGTGCAGCGCAGCCTGAGCCCCTTGCCGCCGAGCGGTGTGAAGGCCCACTTCGCCCTCGTCTGGGATGCCGCCACCACGACGCTCACCGGCTATGTGAATGGCGAGCTGATCGGGCAGTTGAGCAACGGCCCGTTTGCCCGCCCCGATGTCACGAACCTGAGCTTCGGCTACCTCGGTCGCACGAACTTCGTCGGCAATGGCATCGACGGCACGCTGGACGCGGTATCCTTCCAGACCGGAACGGGTCTCTTCGATCCAGGGTCGAATTTCATCATCATGCCAGAGACGCAGGGCTATGCGGCGTGGATCGCAGGATACAATGTCGGTGCTCTGACCGGCTTCGAGGATGATGCGGATGGCGATGGCCTGAGCAACGGCTTGGAAGCGCTGCTCGGCACGAACCCCTCCACGGCGAATGCCTCGGCACTGACGCAGGTCACGTCGAATGGCACGACCACATCCTTCTTCCACACGCTGGCAAGCAACGCGATCAGCGACGTGGCGGCATCCTACGAGTGGTCTCCGAATCTGACCGACTGGTATGCCGCGGACGGCGTCGCAGGTCCTGCAGGTGGCGCGACGGTTAATGCCACCACCACTCCCGCCGCAGGCGGTGTGACGGTCACGGCTACATCCAGCTCACCGATGACAAAGGCCTTCATCCGCCTGAAGGCGAGCCAGATCCTCGCCGACTGA